One window of Paludibacter propionicigenes WB4 genomic DNA carries:
- the rpsU gene encoding 30S ribosomal protein S21, producing the protein MIVVPVKEGENIERALKKFKRKFEKTGVVKELRRRQCFDKPSIVGREEKMHAIYVQKKNLSEE; encoded by the coding sequence ATGATCGTAGTTCCAGTAAAAGAAGGCGAAAACATCGAAAGAGCATTGAAAAAATTCAAACGTAAATTTGAAAAAACAGGCGTTGTAAAAGAACTTCGTCGTCGTCAATGTTTTGACAAGCCTTCTATCGTAGGTCGCGAAGAAAAAATGCACGCGATTTATGTTCAAAAGAAGAATCTAAGCGAAGAATAG
- a CDS encoding tyrosine-type recombinase/integrase has translation MMNEFLQYLQYEKNYSSHTVLSYNTDLIQFCNFLNVTPDEFDPNSVNSQQIQQWILSLMSVDLSARTLSRKISTLKSFWHFLLSRRLSKHNPTLKIILPKTKKPIPAFFKENEMTAALDNSMKPDSFEYTRNRLILETFYLTGIRLSELLNIQDKDIDHSAGTIRVIGKRNKERIIPIDKSLINDIERYITLRNESIDIFEPNLFVRNNGKKMYPKMLYNIVHENMSEVSSLHKRSPHVLRHTFATSLLNGGADINAVKELLGHSSLSATQVYTHTSFEELYNIYKHAHPRAK, from the coding sequence ATGATGAACGAATTTCTGCAATATTTACAGTATGAGAAGAACTACTCCTCTCATACTGTTTTGTCATATAATACAGACCTGATTCAATTTTGCAATTTCCTCAATGTTACGCCCGATGAGTTTGACCCCAATTCAGTAAACTCTCAACAAATTCAGCAATGGATTCTATCGCTCATGTCCGTTGATTTATCGGCAAGAACTCTATCCCGCAAAATCTCGACTTTAAAATCTTTCTGGCATTTTCTGCTTTCGCGGAGGTTATCAAAACACAACCCCACGTTAAAAATCATTTTGCCAAAAACAAAGAAACCGATTCCGGCGTTTTTTAAGGAAAATGAGATGACTGCCGCGCTAGACAACTCCATGAAACCGGATAGCTTCGAATATACCAGAAACAGACTGATTTTAGAAACTTTTTATCTGACAGGAATCAGACTCTCTGAACTATTAAATATTCAGGACAAAGACATTGATCATTCTGCCGGCACCATAAGAGTCATTGGAAAACGAAACAAAGAACGAATTATTCCTATTGACAAATCACTTATTAATGATATAGAGCGCTATATCACATTACGAAATGAATCCATAGATATTTTCGAGCCAAATTTGTTTGTTCGAAACAATGGAAAAAAAATGTATCCGAAGATGTTATACAATATTGTACATGAAAACATGTCGGAAGTAAGCAGTCTACATAAAAGAAGCCCGCATGTGCTTCGCCACACTTTTGCTACAAGCCTATTAAACGGAGGAGCCGATATCAACGCCGTAAAAGAGTTACTCGGTCACAGCAGCCTGTCAGCAACACAAGTGTACACACATACAAGCTTCGAAGAACTATACAATATATATAAACACGCTCATCCCAGAGCAAAATAA
- the hpf gene encoding ribosome hibernation-promoting factor, HPF/YfiA family, whose product MKLRIQSINFDATTALESYINKKALKLEKFFDEIINIEVYLKVVKPETSTNKEAEIKVSIPNVDFFASKTCDSFEEAVDLTLDALDKQIRKYKEKATKN is encoded by the coding sequence ATGAAACTACGGATTCAATCCATCAATTTTGATGCAACTACTGCGCTAGAATCGTACATCAACAAAAAAGCACTAAAACTAGAAAAGTTTTTTGACGAAATAATAAACATAGAAGTATACCTAAAGGTAGTAAAACCCGAAACATCCACTAACAAAGAAGCCGAAATCAAAGTGTCAATTCCAAATGTTGATTTTTTCGCATCAAAAACCTGTGATTCTTTCGAAGAAGCAGTTGACCTAACTCTCGATGCCTTAGACAAACAGATACGCAAATACAAGGAAAAAGCCACTAAAAACTAA
- the tuf gene encoding elongation factor Tu, protein MAKEKFDRSKPHVNVGTIGHVDHGKTTLTAAITTVLAKKGLSELRSFDSIDNAPEEKERGITINTAHVEYQTAARHYAHVDCPGHADYVKNMVTGAAQMDGAIIVVAATDGPMPQTREHILLARQVNVPRLVIFMNKCDQVDDEEMLELVEMEMRELLSFYEFDGDNTPVIRGSALGGLNGVPEWEDKIMELMDAVDTWIELPPRAVDKPFLMPVEDVFSITGRGTVATGRIETGIIKTGEEVQIIGLGHEAKKSVVTGVEMFRKILDEGQAGDNVGLLLRGIDKEEIKRGMVITHPGKVTPHTTFKAAAYILKKEEGGRHTPFHNRYRPQFYIRTLDVTGEITLPEGTEMVMPGDNLELTVTLIYPVACNIGLRFAIREGGRTVGSGQITELLD, encoded by the coding sequence ATGGCAAAAGAAAAATTTGACAGGTCAAAACCCCACGTTAACGTAGGTACCATTGGACACGTTGACCACGGTAAAACTACCTTGACCGCTGCAATTACTACTGTACTTGCAAAAAAAGGGCTTTCTGAATTGCGTTCATTCGATTCAATCGATAATGCTCCTGAAGAAAAAGAACGTGGTATTACTATTAACACTGCACACGTAGAATATCAAACAGCTGCTCGTCACTATGCACACGTTGACTGTCCGGGTCACGCTGACTACGTTAAGAACATGGTTACTGGTGCTGCTCAAATGGATGGTGCTATCATTGTAGTTGCTGCAACTGATGGTCCTATGCCACAAACACGCGAACACATCCTTCTTGCTCGTCAGGTAAACGTACCTCGCTTGGTTATCTTCATGAACAAATGTGATCAAGTTGATGACGAAGAAATGTTGGAATTGGTAGAAATGGAAATGCGTGAATTGCTTTCATTCTATGAATTCGACGGCGACAACACTCCAGTTATCCGTGGATCTGCTCTTGGTGGATTGAATGGTGTTCCGGAATGGGAAGATAAGATTATGGAATTAATGGATGCAGTTGATACTTGGATTGAATTACCTCCACGTGCTGTTGACAAACCATTCTTGATGCCAGTTGAAGACGTATTCTCTATCACAGGTCGTGGTACAGTTGCTACAGGTCGTATCGAAACAGGTATTATCAAAACTGGTGAAGAAGTTCAGATTATCGGTTTAGGTCACGAAGCTAAAAAATCAGTTGTTACAGGTGTGGAAATGTTCCGCAAAATTCTTGACGAAGGTCAGGCTGGTGATAACGTAGGTTTATTGTTACGTGGTATCGATAAAGAAGAAATCAAACGTGGTATGGTTATTACCCACCCGGGAAAAGTAACTCCTCACACTACTTTCAAAGCAGCTGCTTATATCTTGAAAAAAGAAGAAGGTGGTCGTCACACTCCATTCCACAACCGCTACCGTCCTCAGTTCTATATCCGTACATTGGATGTAACAGGTGAAATCACTTTGCCAGAAGGAACTGAAATGGTAATGCCAGGTGACAACTTAGAATTAACTGTAACATTAATCTATCCAGTAGCTTGTAACATTGGTTTACGTTTTGCTATTCGTGAAGGTGGACGTACAGTAGGTTCAGGACAAATCACAGAACTTCTTGACTAA
- the secE gene encoding preprotein translocase subunit SecE — MKIINYIKESYSELVQKVSWPSKSELTNSAIVVLIASIILALIVWLMDVSFERIMKFIYGLLS, encoded by the coding sequence ATGAAGATAATTAACTATATCAAAGAGTCTTATTCAGAACTTGTTCAGAAAGTATCCTGGCCTTCAAAGTCAGAACTTACTAACAGTGCGATAGTGGTATTGATTGCTTCCATCATTCTTGCATTGATAGTATGGCTTATGGATGTAAGTTTTGAACGTATCATGAAATTTATTTACGGACTTTTGTCTTAA
- the nusG gene encoding transcription termination/antitermination protein NusG codes for MRAISGKENKVKEYIDAEIKNSDLGQFVAQVLIPTEKVYQIRNGKKITKERSCMPGYVLIEAYLIGEISHRLRNTPNVIGFLGEKNNVPTPIRPSEVNRILGSVDELQETAEEMLTPFYVGENVKVIFGPFSGFSGLIEEVNSEKKKLKVMVMIFGRKTPLELAFTQVEKE; via the coding sequence ATGCGTGCTATTAGCGGAAAAGAGAACAAGGTTAAAGAATATATTGATGCAGAAATCAAAAATTCAGATCTTGGTCAGTTTGTTGCTCAGGTATTAATACCCACTGAGAAAGTTTATCAAATTCGTAATGGCAAGAAAATTACAAAAGAACGTAGTTGCATGCCCGGATATGTATTAATAGAGGCTTATCTTATCGGTGAAATATCTCATCGCCTGCGCAATACCCCAAACGTTATCGGATTCCTAGGTGAAAAAAACAACGTACCAACTCCAATTCGTCCTTCGGAAGTGAATAGGATATTGGGAAGTGTTGATGAACTTCAGGAAACAGCAGAAGAAATGTTAACTCCTTTCTATGTTGGTGAAAACGTGAAAGTGATCTTTGGTCCTTTCAGCGGATTCAGTGGGCTTATTGAGGAAGTAAACTCCGAAAAGAAAAAACTTAAAGTTATGGTTATGATTTTCGGTCGGAAAACTCCGCTCGAACTTGCTTTCACACAAGTAGAAAAGGAATAG
- the rplK gene encoding 50S ribosomal protein L11, protein MAKEIAGLIKLQIKGGAANPSPPVGPALGSKGINIMEFCKQFNARTQDKPGKVLPAVITYYTDKSFDFVVKTPPVAIQLLEITKLKSGSAEPNRKKVAEITWEQVQAIATDKMVDLNCFELEAAMKMVAGTARSMGITVKGTFPNKNN, encoded by the coding sequence ATGGCTAAAGAGATTGCTGGACTTATTAAATTACAGATTAAAGGAGGCGCGGCAAACCCATCTCCCCCGGTAGGACCTGCATTGGGTTCTAAAGGGATCAATATTATGGAGTTTTGCAAACAATTTAATGCCAGAACCCAAGACAAGCCGGGCAAAGTTTTACCCGCTGTCATCACCTACTATACTGACAAATCTTTCGACTTTGTTGTAAAAACTCCGCCAGTTGCGATTCAATTGTTAGAAATAACAAAACTGAAAAGTGGTTCGGCTGAGCCTAACCGTAAAAAAGTAGCAGAAATTACTTGGGAACAAGTACAAGCTATTGCAACGGACAAAATGGTCGATCTGAATTGTTTTGAATTAGAGGCAGCTATGAAAATGGTTGCCGGTACAGCTAGAAGTATGGGTATTACCGTAAAAGGTACTTTTCCAAATAAGAATAATTAA
- the rplA gene encoding 50S ribosomal protein L1 has product MSKLTKNQRLALEKIEAGKTYSLKEAAALVKEITNTKFDASVDIDVRLGVDPRKANQMVRGVVSLPNGTGKQVKVLALCTPDQEAAAKEAGADFVGLDEYIEKIKGGWTDVDVIITQPAIMGKLGALGRVLGPRGLMPNPKSGTVTNEVGKAVKEVKQGKIDFKVDKYGIVHTSVGKVSFTAEQIVENAKEFVSTLMKLKPTAAKGTYVKSIYLSSTMSSGIKIEPKSIEE; this is encoded by the coding sequence ATGAGTAAACTGACAAAAAATCAAAGGTTAGCTTTAGAAAAAATTGAAGCAGGAAAAACCTATTCTCTGAAAGAAGCAGCTGCATTGGTAAAAGAAATTACCAATACAAAATTTGATGCTTCTGTTGATATAGATGTGCGCTTAGGTGTTGATCCACGTAAAGCCAACCAGATGGTACGCGGCGTAGTGTCGTTACCAAACGGAACCGGAAAACAAGTAAAGGTTCTTGCATTATGTACTCCCGACCAAGAAGCTGCGGCCAAAGAAGCCGGAGCTGATTTCGTAGGTCTCGATGAATATATCGAAAAAATCAAGGGTGGTTGGACAGATGTTGATGTTATCATCACACAACCTGCTATCATGGGTAAATTGGGTGCTTTAGGACGCGTATTAGGCCCTCGTGGTTTAATGCCAAACCCTAAAAGTGGTACGGTTACCAACGAAGTTGGTAAAGCTGTAAAAGAAGTAAAACAAGGAAAAATCGACTTTAAAGTTGATAAATATGGTATTGTTCACACTTCGGTAGGAAAAGTTTCTTTTACTGCTGAGCAAATTGTGGAAAATGCAAAAGAATTTGTTTCTACTTTGATGAAACTAAAACCGACAGCCGCAAAAGGTACTTATGTAAAGAGCATTTATCTTTCAAGCACAATGAGTTCGGGTATTAAGATTGAACCCAAATCAATTGAAGAATAA